From the genome of Gemmatimonas phototrophica, one region includes:
- a CDS encoding alkaline phosphatase family protein gives MTFRALAAAAALALPTAVSAQQKPTLVVQITVDQLRPDYLDKWGPQFTGGLKRFLTKGAFFTQAFHDHATTETAPGHATLWSGRFPRNTGIVINDLGVADAQSPLLSGRGGGASPWRFRGSALFDWVRARDQFSRALSVSRKDRGAILPLGKAKQQVYWYGLDGRFITSRYYADTLPTWVQQFNARDGAAKWLGQTWSPLLPASAYTERDSIDYEHEGRDIAFPHTLNKDRRLGFDSLASFPWMDEYTVDMALAGVQAMDLGKGPTTDVLAVSLSTTDAVGHAWGPDSKELHDQVLRVDRALGRLIDSLYKMRDSTRIVFALGSDHGVTPYPLATFAGTDPNRGRVDVRPVMSAVGSALVARGLETDALEYQDKMVMLDRRRFAAKGINADSTIAALRTALLALPGMARVDRVTMLAANAAKGDKIARRWYNSLPPDMEVVLTVTFKSGYYVATTRYATHGTPYDLDAHIPVLFMGPGIKAGRFTTPIRSVDVAPTLAYLLHVEPIEPIDGRILTSVLTSPPSPRARR, from the coding sequence ATGACCTTCCGAGCCCTCGCCGCCGCTGCGGCCCTCGCGCTGCCGACCGCCGTGTCGGCGCAGCAAAAGCCCACGCTCGTCGTGCAGATCACCGTCGACCAGCTGCGTCCCGACTATCTCGACAAATGGGGGCCGCAGTTTACCGGTGGCCTCAAGCGCTTCCTCACGAAGGGCGCCTTCTTTACCCAGGCGTTCCACGATCACGCCACCACGGAAACTGCCCCCGGGCACGCGACCCTCTGGTCGGGGCGCTTTCCGCGCAACACCGGCATTGTCATCAATGACCTCGGCGTTGCCGACGCCCAGTCACCGCTGTTGAGCGGGCGCGGTGGTGGTGCCTCCCCCTGGCGCTTCCGTGGGTCGGCGCTGTTCGATTGGGTTCGCGCCCGCGACCAGTTCTCGCGCGCGCTCTCCGTGTCACGCAAGGATCGCGGCGCCATCCTGCCGCTCGGCAAAGCCAAGCAGCAGGTGTACTGGTACGGCCTCGACGGTCGCTTCATTACCAGCCGGTACTACGCCGACACGCTCCCCACCTGGGTGCAGCAGTTCAATGCGCGCGACGGGGCCGCCAAGTGGCTGGGACAAACCTGGTCGCCGCTGCTGCCGGCCTCGGCGTACACCGAACGTGACAGCATCGACTACGAGCACGAAGGGCGCGACATCGCCTTTCCGCATACGCTCAACAAAGATCGCCGCCTGGGCTTTGATTCACTCGCCTCGTTCCCGTGGATGGACGAGTACACCGTAGACATGGCGCTTGCCGGCGTGCAGGCCATGGACCTGGGCAAAGGCCCCACCACCGACGTGCTCGCGGTGTCGCTGTCTACCACTGATGCCGTGGGCCACGCGTGGGGACCCGACTCCAAGGAGCTGCATGATCAGGTGCTGCGTGTGGATCGCGCCCTTGGCCGGCTCATCGATTCGCTGTACAAAATGCGTGACTCTACCCGCATCGTCTTTGCCCTCGGCTCCGATCACGGGGTGACGCCGTATCCACTCGCCACCTTTGCCGGCACCGACCCCAATCGTGGTCGCGTGGATGTTCGTCCGGTGATGAGCGCGGTGGGCAGCGCCCTCGTGGCACGTGGGCTCGAGACCGACGCCCTCGAGTATCAGGACAAGATGGTCATGCTCGACCGGCGCCGTTTTGCGGCCAAGGGGATCAACGCCGACTCCACCATTGCGGCGCTGCGGACCGCTCTGCTGGCCCTTCCCGGCATGGCCCGCGTGGACCGCGTCACCATGCTGGCGGCCAACGCGGCCAAGGGCGACAAGATTGCCCGACGCTGGTACAACTCGTTGCCGCCGGACATGGAGGTCGTGCTCACGGTGACGTTCAAGTCGGGCTACTATGTGGCCACCACGCGCTACGCCACGCACGGCACGCCGTACGATCTCGATGCCCATATCCCTGTGCTCTTCATGGGCCCCGGCATCAAAGCGGGACGTTTCACCACTCCCATTCGCTCTGTAGATGTCGCCCCCACGTTGGCGTACCTGCTGCACGTGGAGCCCATTGAGCCAATCGATGGGCGTATTCTCACCTCCGTGCTCACGTCGCCGCCGTCGCCGCGCGCGCGCCGCTGA
- a CDS encoding M20/M25/M40 family metallo-hydrolase: MIGRFRAVARRSALLVPLAGAPALLSAQSSIPGYSPSAAYAQRQLEQAAIAGPVASRAKAHSAALSKEPHIAGTPAQKRTADYVMAQMKAMGLETELRTYDVWLPHATSVKITRMHRDTSALDLVEPPIASDPATQLPQYLTVNGSSGAGVGEGDVVFVNFGLIEDYATLDSLGVSVKGKVVLSRYGRSFRGIKAREAQKRGAVALLIYTDPLDDGFVTGDVYPEGPMRPLQGVQRGSVFNGAGDPLTPGYASKGNAPRLTPDQTELPRIPVVPISAANAQALLSEVRGTDIPRNWQGGMPIRYHIGAGPVRARVEVTTDAATAGTKQIFNTLGYLRGTEFPDQYVYIGGHRDSWGPGAADNISGTVSILEAANALADMAKKGQRPKRTIVFATWDAEEWGLVGSSEYVEDDSLRLKKGAVAYLNQDVSAQGSQFGGGGSPSMRAALRDVVKSVPDPRGRGSVYEAWRLTTGTRVDSLEPAMGDPGGGSDFAGFYNHFGIPTADWGFGGPAGTYHSAYDTHAWMEKFGDPGFLYHAASGRIGAAFALRLANAEVLPYDYAEFARTMRRYLTPVERGLTQKGWATAGVGTLGAAITKLESAATAFGTARDAALEKGVAKPAKDAANAALLTVERSFARDRGLKSRPWYRTLIYASDVDNGYSSMVFPGVNEAIRYGTEAETNAEITDLVQRFEAAAAALDTARAALTAPGR, translated from the coding sequence GTGATTGGTCGCTTCCGTGCTGTTGCGCGACGCTCGGCGCTTTTGGTGCCGCTGGCCGGTGCCCCGGCGCTGCTCTCAGCGCAGTCTTCCATTCCCGGCTATTCGCCGTCGGCGGCGTATGCGCAGCGGCAGCTGGAGCAGGCGGCCATTGCCGGCCCGGTGGCGTCGCGCGCCAAGGCACACTCGGCGGCGCTCTCCAAGGAGCCACACATTGCCGGCACGCCGGCGCAGAAGCGCACCGCCGACTACGTCATGGCGCAAATGAAGGCCATGGGGCTCGAGACGGAGCTCCGGACGTATGACGTGTGGCTGCCGCACGCCACCTCGGTGAAGATCACGCGCATGCACCGTGATACCAGCGCACTCGACTTGGTGGAGCCGCCCATCGCGAGCGACCCGGCGACGCAGCTGCCGCAGTATCTCACCGTGAATGGCTCCAGCGGCGCCGGCGTGGGCGAAGGCGACGTGGTGTTTGTGAATTTCGGCCTCATTGAAGACTACGCCACCCTCGATTCTCTGGGCGTGAGCGTGAAGGGCAAGGTGGTGCTCTCGCGGTACGGCCGCAGCTTTCGTGGCATCAAGGCGCGCGAAGCACAAAAGCGCGGCGCGGTGGCGCTGCTCATCTACACCGATCCGCTCGACGACGGCTTCGTGACGGGCGATGTGTATCCCGAAGGCCCCATGCGTCCGCTGCAGGGAGTGCAGCGTGGCAGTGTGTTCAACGGCGCCGGCGATCCGCTCACGCCAGGCTATGCCAGCAAGGGCAACGCGCCGCGCCTCACCCCTGACCAGACGGAGCTGCCGCGTATTCCGGTGGTGCCCATCAGCGCGGCCAACGCGCAGGCGCTGCTGAGTGAGGTACGAGGCACCGATATTCCGCGCAATTGGCAGGGGGGGATGCCCATTCGGTATCACATTGGCGCCGGCCCGGTGCGCGCCCGCGTGGAAGTGACCACCGATGCGGCCACCGCCGGCACGAAGCAGATCTTCAATACGCTGGGGTATCTGCGCGGCACCGAGTTCCCCGACCAGTACGTGTACATCGGTGGGCATCGCGATTCGTGGGGCCCCGGCGCCGCGGACAACATCAGCGGTACGGTGAGCATTCTCGAAGCGGCCAATGCCCTGGCCGACATGGCGAAGAAGGGGCAGCGCCCCAAGCGCACGATTGTCTTTGCCACGTGGGACGCTGAGGAGTGGGGATTGGTGGGAAGCAGCGAATACGTGGAAGACGACTCGCTGCGTCTCAAGAAGGGCGCCGTGGCGTACCTCAATCAGGATGTGTCGGCGCAGGGGTCGCAGTTTGGTGGTGGCGGTAGCCCCAGCATGCGCGCGGCGCTGCGCGATGTGGTGAAGAGTGTGCCCGACCCGCGTGGTCGTGGCAGCGTGTATGAGGCGTGGCGGCTCACCACGGGCACGCGCGTGGATTCGCTGGAGCCGGCAATGGGCGACCCGGGCGGCGGCAGTGACTTTGCCGGCTTTTACAATCACTTTGGCATTCCCACTGCCGACTGGGGATTTGGTGGTCCGGCCGGTACCTACCATTCCGCGTACGACACGCACGCCTGGATGGAGAAGTTTGGTGACCCGGGCTTTTTGTATCACGCAGCGTCGGGACGCATTGGCGCGGCGTTCGCCCTGCGCCTGGCTAACGCCGAGGTGCTGCCGTACGACTACGCGGAGTTTGCCCGCACCATGCGTCGCTACCTGACGCCGGTGGAGCGCGGGCTCACGCAGAAGGGGTGGGCCACCGCCGGGGTGGGCACGTTGGGCGCGGCCATTACGAAACTGGAGAGCGCGGCGACCGCATTTGGCACGGCACGGGACGCGGCGCTGGAGAAGGGTGTGGCCAAGCCGGCCAAAGATGCGGCGAATGCGGCGTTGCTGACGGTGGAACGCAGCTTTGCCCGCGATCGTGGTCTCAAGAGCCGTCCGTGGTATCGCACGCTCATCTACGCATCCGACGTGGACAACGGCTACTCCAGCATGGTGTTCCCCGGCGTGAACGAGGCCATCCGATATGGCACGGAGGCCGAAACCAACGCGGAGATTACCGATCTCGTACAACGGTTCGAGGCGGCAGCCGCTGCGCTCGACACGGCTCGTGCCGCACTGACCGCGCCCGGCCGCTGA
- a CDS encoding rhodanese-like domain-containing protein — protein MPLDHRSAADVAALLATATPPVVIDVREQWEYDIAHLEGSVLIPLSTLPTRVDALDPTRTYALLCHHGMRSEMAGNWMAQHGFAQLINIDGGIDAWSVEVDPSLARY, from the coding sequence ATGCCACTCGACCACCGCTCCGCCGCCGATGTTGCGGCGCTGCTCGCTACTGCCACGCCGCCGGTTGTCATTGATGTGCGGGAGCAGTGGGAGTACGACATTGCCCATCTCGAAGGCAGTGTGCTCATTCCGCTCTCCACGCTCCCCACGCGGGTGGACGCACTCGACCCTACGCGTACGTACGCCTTGCTCTGTCATCACGGCATGCGCAGTGAGATGGCAGGAAACTGGATGGCGCAGCACGGCTTTGCGCAGCTCATCAACATTGACGGTGGGATCGACGCCTGGAGTGTCGAGGTCGATCCGTCATTGGCGCGGTACTGA
- a CDS encoding alpha/beta hydrolase → MNTGWLLTGAVGAAVALGGWVWLWRWRVAQRFESSDAARRPRGANGVVIGAEEFFLRGTSDRAVLLLHGFNDTPQSMAYLGARLNAVGYTVHGLRLPGHGCSLPELAREARAGAWREAVQSAFTALHLEHRRVYVCGQSMGGALAVLLAASHSEMPAVALLAPFIGLEPRLGWQFRLARLSPAPYHKSLGGERSLHDPVARRAALGPGIVTAQALLALRTIALDAQSVLGQVRVPTLYVQSTLDNRVSAAAGEKHYNAIQATDKEQLWLSGSGHIISADLERDLVADRVIAWFERHL, encoded by the coding sequence ATGAACACCGGGTGGCTGTTGACTGGCGCCGTTGGCGCGGCGGTGGCCCTCGGTGGGTGGGTCTGGCTGTGGCGTTGGCGGGTGGCGCAGCGTTTTGAGTCCAGCGATGCGGCACGTCGGCCGCGCGGCGCTAATGGGGTGGTGATTGGCGCCGAGGAGTTTTTCCTGCGCGGAACCAGCGACCGGGCGGTGTTGCTGCTGCACGGCTTCAATGACACGCCGCAGTCCATGGCGTACCTCGGCGCGCGGCTGAACGCCGTGGGGTACACGGTGCACGGACTGCGGCTCCCGGGGCACGGCTGTTCGTTGCCGGAGCTGGCCCGAGAGGCGCGGGCGGGTGCCTGGCGCGAGGCGGTGCAGTCGGCGTTCACGGCGCTCCACCTCGAGCACCGCCGGGTGTACGTGTGCGGCCAGAGCATGGGTGGTGCGCTGGCGGTGTTGCTGGCGGCGAGCCACTCCGAGATGCCGGCGGTGGCACTGCTGGCGCCATTCATTGGGCTGGAGCCGCGGTTGGGGTGGCAGTTCCGGCTGGCCCGTCTGAGTCCGGCGCCGTACCACAAAAGCCTTGGCGGGGAGCGGTCGCTGCACGATCCGGTTGCCCGCCGCGCGGCGCTGGGGCCGGGGATCGTCACCGCACAGGCGTTGCTGGCGCTGCGGACCATCGCGCTCGACGCACAGTCGGTGCTGGGGCAGGTGCGGGTGCCCACCTTATACGTGCAGAGCACCCTCGATAACCGGGTCAGTGCCGCCGCTGGTGAGAAGCATTACAACGCCATACAAGCGACAGATAAAGAACAGTTATGGCTTTCCGGGTCTGGCCACATCATTTCGGCTGACCTGGAGCGGGACCTGGTGGCCGACCGGGTGATTGCGTGGTTTGAGAGGCATCTGTGA
- a CDS encoding Re/Si-specific NAD(P)(+) transhydrogenase subunit alpha, with protein MKICVVAETAPNESRVALIPDSVSKLVKAGHEVVVQAGAGARAHFDDASYLAAGASIAPTALAAHAGAEIVVRVQRPDDAEVTLISEGAVLVSLMAPASALDTVVALSARRVTALALELVPRITRAQSMDVLSSQATVAGYKAVLIGASLLPRFLPMLTTAAGSITPAKAFVLGAGVAGLQALATARRLGAVTSGFDVRPAAAEQVKSLGATFVQSDVVSAASEDKGGYAKAQSDDEAARTLATIAKHIASQDLVVTTAQIPGRAAPRLITADMVRSMKPGSVIVDLAADTGGNCELTVPGETIEVNGVQVVGATNLPATMPTHASQMFSRNVLTLLQHIVSNEGTLTIDLADEITGAMALTHAGTPKSDTPKSATPTRS; from the coding sequence ATGAAAATCTGCGTAGTCGCCGAAACAGCGCCCAACGAATCCCGCGTGGCGCTCATTCCCGACAGCGTCTCCAAACTGGTCAAGGCCGGGCACGAGGTGGTGGTGCAGGCCGGGGCCGGAGCACGCGCCCACTTCGACGATGCCAGCTACCTCGCCGCCGGGGCCTCCATTGCTCCCACCGCACTCGCCGCGCACGCCGGGGCCGAGATTGTCGTGCGGGTGCAGCGGCCAGATGACGCCGAAGTGACGCTTATCTCCGAAGGCGCGGTGCTGGTGAGCCTCATGGCCCCGGCGTCGGCCCTGGACACCGTGGTTGCGCTGTCGGCTCGCCGAGTGACCGCGCTGGCCCTGGAACTGGTCCCGCGCATTACCCGCGCGCAGAGCATGGACGTGCTCTCCAGTCAGGCCACCGTGGCCGGGTACAAGGCCGTACTCATTGGCGCGTCCTTGCTGCCGCGCTTTCTCCCCATGCTCACCACCGCTGCCGGGAGCATTACGCCGGCCAAGGCCTTCGTACTTGGCGCCGGAGTGGCCGGGCTGCAGGCGCTGGCCACCGCGCGCCGGTTGGGGGCCGTGACCAGTGGCTTCGACGTGCGCCCCGCCGCCGCCGAACAGGTCAAGTCACTCGGCGCCACCTTCGTGCAAAGCGATGTGGTGAGCGCGGCCAGCGAAGACAAGGGCGGCTACGCCAAGGCACAGAGCGACGACGAGGCGGCGCGGACCCTCGCGACGATCGCGAAGCATATCGCCTCGCAGGACCTCGTGGTCACTACGGCCCAGATCCCCGGCCGCGCCGCGCCTCGGCTCATTACGGCCGACATGGTGCGCAGCATGAAACCGGGAAGTGTGATTGTGGACCTCGCCGCCGACACCGGTGGCAACTGCGAACTCACCGTGCCTGGCGAAACGATTGAAGTGAATGGCGTGCAGGTGGTGGGCGCCACCAATCTGCCGGCCACCATGCCCACGCACGCCAGTCAGATGTTCAGCCGCAACGTGCTCACGCTGCTGCAGCACATCGTGAGCAACGAGGGCACGCTCACCATCGATCTTGCCGACGAAATCACCGGGGCCATGGCACTGACGCACGCCGGAACGCCGAAGAGCGATACGCCGAAGAGCGCTACGCCCACGAGGAGCTGA
- a CDS encoding proton-translocating transhydrogenase family protein has protein sequence MSMTGFFQLYVFILAGFVGFLVISRVPHLLHTPLMAATNAISGISLVGSIVLAGGQYGKLPTILGAIAVACAMTNVVGGFIITDRMLTMFKRRDDKPSSPADGAS, from the coding sequence ATGTCGATGACCGGATTCTTTCAGCTGTATGTGTTCATTCTCGCCGGCTTCGTCGGCTTCCTTGTCATTTCGCGCGTGCCGCATCTGCTGCACACGCCGCTCATGGCGGCGACGAATGCCATCAGTGGCATTTCGCTGGTGGGGTCCATTGTGCTCGCCGGCGGTCAGTACGGAAAATTGCCTACCATTCTGGGCGCCATTGCCGTGGCGTGCGCCATGACCAACGTGGTGGGTGGCTTCATCATTACCGACCGCATGCTCACCATGTTCAAGCGGCGTGACGACAAGCCGTCGTCGCCTGCGGACGGTGCGTCATGA
- a CDS encoding NAD(P)(+) transhydrogenase (Re/Si-specific) subunit beta: MTAAESTAGNVQEIISQVTYLAASVLFMLGLRSLTKPDEARRGMQLAALGMLLAIIGTMLHREILTYTWIVTGLIVGTVVGYPLGKFVPMTAMPQRIAFSHMFGALAATLVGIGEFYHMYQGEQPSNPSASDARFKMAALGFEVLFGALTVSGSFMAFGKLQEFITGKPITFKGQNVLNGLLFLAAVGCFGWLVVEPNNVLAFYAMVGISFAIGFMLVLPIGGADMPVVVSLLNSYAGLAASATGFAIGNNVLIIAGALDGASGFILSIVMSKAMNRSFSNVLFGAFGSAGSAVSGKTSEGLTARSVSAEDAAVQLAFAQKVVIVPGYGMAVSQAQHQVRELAELIEKKGGEVRYAIHPVAGRMPGHMNVLLAEANVPYDRMYDMDEINDSFAEVDVAVVIGANDVVNPAAKTDPASPIYGMPILRVNEARQIIVLKRSMNAGFAGIENELFYDDKTSMLFGDAKGSLTKVISEIKQL, translated from the coding sequence ATGACGGCAGCGGAAAGCACCGCCGGGAACGTGCAGGAGATCATTTCGCAGGTCACGTATCTCGCGGCCAGTGTGCTGTTCATGCTGGGGCTGCGCAGTCTCACGAAGCCTGACGAAGCACGTCGCGGGATGCAGCTGGCCGCCCTCGGGATGCTGCTGGCCATCATTGGGACCATGCTGCACCGGGAAATCCTCACGTACACGTGGATTGTCACGGGGCTCATTGTAGGCACGGTCGTGGGGTATCCACTGGGCAAGTTCGTGCCCATGACGGCCATGCCGCAGCGTATTGCCTTCTCGCACATGTTCGGTGCGCTCGCGGCGACGCTCGTAGGCATCGGCGAGTTCTACCACATGTATCAGGGTGAGCAGCCGTCCAACCCGTCGGCGAGTGACGCGCGCTTCAAGATGGCGGCGCTGGGCTTCGAGGTGCTCTTTGGCGCGCTCACGGTGTCGGGCTCGTTCATGGCCTTCGGCAAGCTGCAGGAGTTCATCACCGGCAAGCCGATCACGTTCAAGGGGCAGAACGTGCTCAACGGGCTGCTCTTTCTGGCCGCAGTGGGCTGCTTTGGGTGGTTGGTGGTGGAGCCCAACAACGTGCTGGCCTTCTACGCCATGGTGGGCATTTCGTTTGCCATTGGCTTCATGCTCGTGTTGCCCATTGGTGGCGCCGACATGCCGGTGGTGGTGTCGCTGCTCAATTCGTACGCCGGGTTGGCGGCGAGTGCCACCGGTTTTGCCATTGGCAACAATGTGCTCATCATTGCCGGCGCGCTCGATGGCGCCAGCGGGTTCATTCTGTCGATCGTGATGTCGAAGGCCATGAACCGCTCGTTCAGCAACGTGCTCTTTGGCGCGTTCGGGTCGGCTGGCAGTGCCGTGAGCGGCAAGACCAGCGAAGGACTCACGGCCCGCAGCGTGAGCGCCGAAGACGCCGCCGTGCAGCTGGCCTTTGCGCAGAAGGTGGTGATTGTGCCGGGCTACGGGATGGCCGTGAGTCAGGCGCAGCATCAGGTGCGCGAGTTGGCCGAGCTCATTGAGAAGAAGGGCGGGGAGGTGCGCTACGCCATTCATCCCGTGGCCGGCCGCATGCCGGGGCACATGAACGTGTTGCTGGCCGAAGCCAACGTGCCGTACGACCGCATGTACGACATGGACGAGATCAACGACTCGTTCGCCGAGGTGGATGTGGCGGTGGTGATTGGGGCGAACGATGTGGTGAACCCCGCCGCCAAAACCGACCCCGCGAGTCCCATTTATGGTATGCCCATTCTGCGCGTGAACGAGGCGCGGCAGATCATCGTGCTCAAGCGCTCCATGAACGCCGGTTTTGCGGGCATTGAGAACGAGCTGTTCTACGACGACAAGACCAGCATGCTCTTCGGGGACGCCAAGGGGTCGCTGACCAAGGTGATTTCGGAGATTAAGCAGCTGTGA
- a CDS encoding acyl-CoA desaturase, with protein MPEFGSWGADWWKPVVFVLVAGHLTNICVTLFLHRSQTHRSVVFHTIVEMPMRVWLWLTTATKTKEWVACHRKHHAFADREGDPHSPVVEGLRNILLKGAFYYRNAVRQPGMLDKYGKGTPNDWIERHLLDKRSNMGIFLMLAINIWLFGWFIGPVVWGIQMIWIPFWAAGIVNGVGHALGYRNHDVKDESRNITPIAIIIAGEELHNNHHADPHSAKFAHRWFEFDIGWMYIKLLSLFGLAEVKYARVGAHVRVAE; from the coding sequence ATGCCCGAGTTTGGAAGTTGGGGAGCCGATTGGTGGAAGCCGGTCGTCTTCGTGCTGGTTGCCGGTCATCTCACGAATATCTGCGTCACGCTCTTTCTGCATCGGTCGCAGACGCATCGCAGTGTGGTGTTCCACACCATTGTGGAGATGCCCATGCGCGTGTGGCTGTGGCTTACCACGGCCACCAAGACCAAGGAGTGGGTGGCTTGCCATCGCAAGCACCACGCCTTTGCCGACCGGGAAGGGGATCCACATAGCCCGGTAGTGGAAGGGTTGCGCAATATCCTGCTCAAGGGCGCCTTCTACTACCGCAACGCGGTGCGTCAGCCGGGCATGCTCGACAAGTACGGCAAGGGGACGCCCAACGACTGGATTGAGCGCCATCTGCTCGACAAGCGCTCCAACATGGGCATCTTTCTGATGCTCGCCATCAATATCTGGCTCTTTGGCTGGTTCATTGGCCCGGTGGTGTGGGGCATCCAGATGATCTGGATTCCCTTCTGGGCGGCGGGCATTGTGAACGGCGTGGGACACGCGCTGGGTTACCGCAATCATGATGTGAAAGATGAGAGCCGCAACATCACGCCCATCGCCATCATCATTGCCGGTGAGGAACTGCACAACAACCACCATGCCGACCCGCACAGCGCGAAGTTTGCACACCGCTGGTTCGAGTTCGATATCGGGTGGATGTACATCAAACTGCTGTCGCTCTTCGGGCTGGCCGAAGTGAAGTACGCGCGCGTCGGCGCGCATGTCCGCGTCGCGGAGTAA
- a CDS encoding oxidative damage protection protein, protein MADVTCTRCSTTREGFERPPFPGAIGARVVTEICKDCWGQWLKQQTMLINHYGLNVMDPQARTFLTRNMDAFLFKGGQADDVDTSKQGTITY, encoded by the coding sequence ATGGCTGATGTCACCTGCACGCGCTGCAGCACGACCCGTGAAGGGTTCGAGCGCCCGCCGTTCCCCGGCGCCATCGGCGCCCGCGTCGTCACCGAGATCTGCAAGGATTGCTGGGGCCAGTGGCTCAAGCAGCAGACCATGCTCATCAACCACTACGGCCTGAACGTGATGGACCCGCAGGCGCGCACCTTCCTCACCCGCAACATGGACGCCTTCCTCTTCAAGGGCGGCCAGGCGGACGACGTGGACACCTCCAAGCAGGGCACGATCACCTACTGA
- a CDS encoding MarR family winged helix-turn-helix transcriptional regulator, whose amino-acid sequence MATTTRPQQDASVHSEAHEPDLDEATAAALRLWVIMSRAQSAVTTQAAAHASQYGLTLAEFGILEALYHRGPMLLGEVQKRILVSSGGITFLVDRLTAKGLVERRSCDYDRRARYAALTPKGTELVAEVFPSHALVIARAMSGIGTDEQTDVANQLRTLGRAAAALPLPGGREQDK is encoded by the coding sequence ATGGCCACCACCACCCGACCCCAGCAGGACGCTTCGGTGCATTCCGAGGCGCATGAACCGGACCTCGACGAGGCCACCGCCGCCGCCTTGCGGTTGTGGGTCATCATGTCGCGCGCGCAGTCTGCCGTGACGACCCAGGCCGCGGCGCATGCGTCGCAGTATGGGCTGACGCTCGCCGAGTTCGGCATTCTCGAGGCGCTGTACCATCGTGGCCCCATGCTACTGGGCGAAGTGCAGAAGCGCATTCTCGTGTCGAGCGGCGGCATCACATTCCTGGTGGACCGCCTCACCGCCAAGGGGTTGGTGGAACGTCGGAGCTGCGACTACGATCGCCGCGCGCGCTATGCCGCGCTGACCCCCAAGGGGACCGAACTGGTGGCAGAGGTGTTCCCGTCGCACGCCCTCGTCATCGCCCGCGCCATGAGCGGTATTGGGACCGACGAGCAGACGGATGTGGCTAACCAGCTGCGTACTCTCGGGCGCGCCGCCGCCGCGCTCCCGCTCCCAGGCGGTCGAGAACAGGACAAATAG
- a CDS encoding TolB family protein: MSLTSTSRRSVAAAAFAASMVAACSSQPASPAASASALRRAIASDSGEAHLTSLVQLTDGGENAEAYFSADGKYITFQSTRDGRSCDQQYVMRADGSQLTKVSQGGKTTCGWFLPGSKRLFFGATHHADSACPPKPDPSAGYVWGIDPYDIYTTDIDGKNMKRLTNYGVYTAEGVLSPDGKRIVFTSLKDGDLDIYTMNVDGSDVKRLTTTPGYDGGPWWSPDGTKIVYRAWHYDNPQELKAYQDLLAKRMIRPNRMELFVMNADGSDQRQITKLGGANFGPSWTPDGQHIIFSSNHKNPRSRNFDLYTVALDGGDLQQITTNPEFDGFPMFSPDGKKLIFASNRGATKQGETNLFIAEWK, encoded by the coding sequence ATGTCGTTGACCTCCACTTCCCGGCGCTCAGTCGCCGCCGCGGCGTTTGCCGCCTCCATGGTCGCTGCCTGCAGCAGCCAGCCTGCGTCCCCTGCCGCGAGCGCGTCGGCGCTGCGCCGAGCCATTGCGTCTGATTCGGGCGAGGCGCATCTCACCAGCCTGGTGCAGCTCACCGACGGCGGAGAGAACGCCGAGGCGTATTTCAGCGCCGACGGCAAGTACATCACCTTCCAGAGCACGCGCGACGGCCGGAGCTGTGACCAGCAGTACGTGATGCGCGCCGACGGCTCGCAGCTCACCAAGGTGTCGCAGGGTGGAAAGACCACCTGTGGGTGGTTTTTGCCCGGCAGCAAGCGGCTGTTCTTTGGTGCCACGCACCACGCCGATAGCGCCTGCCCGCCCAAGCCCGACCCGAGCGCCGGCTACGTGTGGGGGATCGATCCGTATGACATCTACACCACGGATATCGACGGCAAGAACATGAAGCGCCTCACCAACTACGGCGTGTATACCGCCGAAGGGGTGCTGAGTCCCGATGGCAAGCGCATCGTGTTCACGAGTCTCAAGGACGGAGACCTCGACATTTACACGATGAATGTGGACGGCAGCGACGTGAAGCGCCTCACCACCACGCCCGGCTACGACGGCGGCCCGTGGTGGAGCCCCGACGGCACGAAGATCGTGTACCGCGCCTGGCACTACGACAATCCGCAGGAGCTCAAGGCGTACCAGGATCTGCTGGCCAAGCGCATGATCCGCCCCAACCGCATGGAGTTGTTCGTCATGAACGCCGACGGCAGCGATCAGCGGCAGATCACGAAGCTGGGTGGCGCGAACTTCGGTCCGTCGTGGACCCCCGACGGGCAGCACATCATTTTTTCGTCGAACCACAAGAATCCGCGCAGTCGCAACTTCGACTTGTACACCGTGGCGCTTGACGGCGGTGATCTCCAGCAGATCACCACGAACCCCGAGTTCGACGGCTTCCCGATGTTCAGCCCCGATGGCAAGAAGCTCATTTTTGCGAGCAATCGCGGGGCGACGAAGCAGGGGGAGACGAACTTGTTCATCGCGGAATGGAAGTAG